The genomic window TCATAAATAAATATAGGTAATACCTTCAGTCCGGATTTCAATGCTTCGGAAAGACCGCAATTGTCTTCAAGGCGAAGATCCCTGCGGAACCAGAAGATATTTATTTTTTCTTTTTCAGACATCCCGCTTATTTTTGATTAAACATTTTTTCCAGAATCTGGTAGCGGTAATCAAAAATATCTTCCACTTTTTTCTTCACCATAATGCTGTGGGCAATTTCTCCCAGAAAACCCAACGGCAGTTCGTAATCCACCGTATCTTTCATCAGTACACCGTTCTCATTCTCGATAAATTCGTGAAAATGGTGCCACAGCTTGTAAGGCCCTTTCTTCTGGAAATCCGTAAAACTCTTCCGGTCGTCGACGTGAATGATTTCAGTCTGCCATTTCATTTTAATCCCAAATAAAGGTGAGACAAAATAATCGATGATCATTCCCTCATAAATTTCATCGTTTTCAAAGGTCGTTAAGACGATAAAATTCATTTCTTTCGGAGTTATTTTTGAAAGATTATTGGCCGAAGAGAAGAATTTCCAGGCAGTTTCGATATCACAATTGAGCTGCTGTTCGCGGTGGAGTCGGTGTTTCATGTATTCCAAATTTTTATCGGATTGGATTATACAAAAATCAGACTAAACGTGGTAGGAACTTCTGAAAGACGAAAAATAATACCACAATGATGTTGAGCTTAAGAAGTAAAATTGGGAATGATCAGCTTTCTGTTTATGTGATAAGGATTATTGTACACAGAGTACACAAAGTCTTTCTTGACAAGCTTGCTGTTTAAGTTGACAGAGCCGTTTCACTTCACAAAGAAAACAAAGTTCTAAATCTTCAATATTTGCTTGAGTTTGATAAGGACCTTTTAATTTAAAAAATATGCGTAATCCATAAGAACGATATGTGATTGTTCAAGCGTTTAAATTTAATTATAAATCCACATCAGCACAGGCTTTCTGGACTTCTGAAGCATGGGGTCGATTTGCCTCATCGCGTTGTTGGAAACGGTAGGACAGCCCCATCCTTCCGGCGAACCATTCGGAAAGACCTCCTCATCACTCATTAGATTCCAGGAATGAAAAACGATCACCCTTTTCAACGCATTGCTGTTGGTTTCTTCCAGGCCATGCATAAGGTATTTTACATGGACTCCCCAATCGCTGTAACCGCGTTCCTGAAGCTTGTATTTTCCCAATGAAGACAAATGGCTGCCGTCTTCATTACTAAATTCTGGTTGGTCTCTGGAAGCATCCCTGCTCCACGGGTTCCGGCCACAGCCATGACCTACCAGGTATCTCGCGGTAACCTTATTTTTCTTAAAATCCCATGCGAATAACCTTTTCACGCCCGAATGCAGGCTCATGTCGATCAGAATACATAAATCCGTATTAAGATTTTTCTTTTTGGCGAACTGCAGTGCTTCTTCCGCTTTATTCCTGGTTTTTACAGAATCCGGTACAGGCTTTTTTTCATCATTTACTGGTGAGCTAAACAAATTTCCGGAATCTCTTTTGCGGGATTCCGGCGTGCAGGATAATACAAAGAAAACCGTAAGAATGAAGCTTAAAATTTTCACACCAATTATTTATAATGCAAGAAAATCCCATAATCCGAAGGCGTCCACCATGCTGCTTTCTGTCCGGCGGCTTTTAAGGCATTGTTTGCCCAGGTGTTGCAGGTATCCAGAAAGCTGTATTTTCCTTTGGCATCATAAAAAGCATCCGTGTTTCCGTACACGGCATTGGTAGGAACCAGCACATAGTTCCCGCCGGCATCTTTGTCAAACTTTTCATCGACAAACTTTACCAGGTCTTTATATTGGTTTTTGCTGATCATGATCATTTTGCAATCCTCCCCTTCCTTCATTGTTTTGTAATAGGTACAGTGCATCGCCGATTCACTCAGCCAGAAGGCTGCTTTAAAGGCAGTTGAGAACTTCAGGTCAGCCCAGGTCGGCGTATCCAGGTAAAACCCTTTGTCACCCCAGCCGATCCCGACATACTGATAATCGGTTGCTTTTGATTTGGTATTGCTGAACGGGATCTTTGCGCTCCAGTCGTGCAGATCGTTTTTCACAGGCATTACAATATCGGTATGAACACCGTTGGTATAGATGTAAATCGGGATTTCTTTTTTCTGGCCGTCATCTTTGGCAGAAACTTCGATAAAAGGCAGGAAATATCCGGCAGCAATATAGACAATAACAATTCCGATAAGTATTCCTAATGTTTTGAGAATAATCAGTAACATTCTTTTCACATTCATGTTTAGTGATTTAATAAAATTTAATATATAATTTTCGCAAAAGTATTGGTTTCAATTGAAATTTTTGCTAAATTTAAGTACAAATACATCACAAATATGCAGAAAAACGCTAAATCAAACAAGAGATTTAAAATCAGGGTAAAAGTAGCTCCAAAAAGAGTTCAAAAAAAGCGTTGATTTTCGGTGATCCTATTCTCCCGGAAGTTAATTTTCTTTTTTAGCCATCCCTTTAAAATCTTCACCTTCTTAAAATTATTTTTTTAAGAATAGCCGTTTCACCGCCTTTGCCCGGAACTTCAATCTTTCCGGATAAGGCCGTATCCGCAAAAAACTGCATTTATTTTTTATCCGAAGATTGTTCCAAGAATTCAATATTCCGTTTCAGACCTGCGAATTTTGTCCTTTTAACAGGAGATTTCCTGAAAATTTCCGAAAAAAGATCCTGGGTAAGCTCCCGCCACTCTCCTTTTTTAAAATTCTTTAATGTTTCGTTCGGCTTGAATTTGCTCTGCTGGTGCGGTGCCGAAAAACGGTTCCACGGACAGACATCCTGGCAAACATCGCAACCGAACATCCAGTCATCCATCTTATCTTTAAAATAATCCGGAATCGCATCCTTCAATTCAATCGTTGCGTAGGATATGCACTTGCTTCCATCGACCAGCTTTTCGGAAACGATGGCCCCGGTAGGACAGGCATCGATGCATTTCCTGCAGGTTCCGCAATGGTCCG from Chryseobacterium sp. SORGH_AS_0447 includes these protein-coding regions:
- a CDS encoding SRPBCC family protein — protein: MKHRLHREQQLNCDIETAWKFFSSANNLSKITPKEMNFIVLTTFENDEIYEGMIIDYFVSPLFGIKMKWQTEIIHVDDRKSFTDFQKKGPYKLWHHFHEFIENENGVLMKDTVDYELPLGFLGEIAHSIMVKKKVEDIFDYRYQILEKMFNQK
- a CDS encoding TIGR02117 family protein → MKRMLLIILKTLGILIGIVIVYIAAGYFLPFIEVSAKDDGQKKEIPIYIYTNGVHTDIVMPVKNDLHDWSAKIPFSNTKSKATDYQYVGIGWGDKGFYLDTPTWADLKFSTAFKAAFWLSESAMHCTYYKTMKEGEDCKMIMISKNQYKDLVKFVDEKFDKDAGGNYVLVPTNAVYGNTDAFYDAKGKYSFLDTCNTWANNALKAAGQKAAWWTPSDYGIFLHYK
- a CDS encoding murein L,D-transpeptidase catalytic domain-containing protein, producing the protein MKILSFILTVFFVLSCTPESRKRDSGNLFSSPVNDEKKPVPDSVKTRNKAEEALQFAKKKNLNTDLCILIDMSLHSGVKRLFAWDFKKNKVTARYLVGHGCGRNPWSRDASRDQPEFSNEDGSHLSSLGKYKLQERGYSDWGVHVKYLMHGLEETNSNALKRVIVFHSWNLMSDEEVFPNGSPEGWGCPTVSNNAMRQIDPMLQKSRKPVLMWIYN